The genomic interval GCGCGTCAGGTTGTGAAGGCCTACGGATCCGGGGAGACCCGGGTCGTCGCCCTCGACCATGTGGACGTGGACATCGCCCGTGGGCAGTTCACCGCCATCATGGGTCCCTCCGGTTCCGGCAAGTCGACCCTGATGCACTGCCTGGCGGGCCTCGACACCGTCACCTCCGGGCAGATCCACATCGACGACACCGAGATAACCGGTCTCAAGGACAAGAAGCTCACCCAGCTGCGCCGGGACCGGATCGGCTTCATCTTCCAGGCGTTCAACCTGCTCCCGACGCTCAACGCGCTCGAGAACATCACGCTCCCCATGGACATCGCCGGCCGCAAGCCCGACCGGGCCTGGCTGGACCGGGTCGTGGAGACCGTCGGCCTCGCGGGGCGGCTCAAGCACCGCCCGAACCAGCTCTCCGGCGGTCAGCAGCAGCGCGTCGCCGTGGCCCGCGCCCTCGCCGCCCGGCCGGAGATCATCTTCGGTGACGAGCCGACCGGCAACCTCGACTCGCGGGCCGGCGCCGAGGTGCTGGGCTTCCTCCGGCGCTCGGTGGACGAGCTGGGCCAGACCATCGTCATGGTCACCCACGATCCGGTGGCCGCCTCGTACGCCGACCGGGTGCTGTACCTGGCCGACGGCCGGATCGTCGACGAGATGTACAGCCCGACCGCGGACGCGGTCCTGGAGCGGATGAAGCACTTCGACGCGCGCGGGCGGGTGTCGTGACCGTCCTCCGTACCTCCCTGCGCAATTTCCTCGCCCACAAGGGGCGGATGGCGCTGTCGGCCGTGGCGGTCATGCTGTCGGTGGCGTTCGTCTGCGGCACGCTCGTCTTCACCGACACGATGACGGCGACGTTCGACAAGCTGTTCGCGTCCACCGCCTCCGACGTGGGCGTCAGCCCCAAGAAGAACGACGACGCCCAGCAGACCGGCAAGCCGGAG from Streptomyces albireticuli carries:
- a CDS encoding ABC transporter ATP-binding protein; amino-acid sequence: MTTAVSIPRTGGSGGHTAVAASARQVVKAYGSGETRVVALDHVDVDIARGQFTAIMGPSGSGKSTLMHCLAGLDTVTSGQIHIDDTEITGLKDKKLTQLRRDRIGFIFQAFNLLPTLNALENITLPMDIAGRKPDRAWLDRVVETVGLAGRLKHRPNQLSGGQQQRVAVARALAARPEIIFGDEPTGNLDSRAGAEVLGFLRRSVDELGQTIVMVTHDPVAASYADRVLYLADGRIVDEMYSPTADAVLERMKHFDARGRVS